The Sorangiineae bacterium MSr11954 DNA segment TGGCGGAGACCGAACAGCGCGGCGCGGCCGTCGTATTCGCACGTCTCGGCGGCCTTGCCTTCCTTCTCGATGGTGTATTTCAGGTGCACGCTAAACTGATTGCCCGCGTGCGCCGGCGTGAAGAAGACGCGCCAGTTCGTGAACTCGGCGCGGTGCTTGGTCGGGGGCTCGGCCGCTCGGGCTTTGACCGGCGGCTTCGCGTACGTGCACTTGTCGGCGGGATCTTTGAGCTCGCCGGGGGAGCCGGGGACGGCGGGAACGGCCGGGTACTCCTGAACCGCCGCGTTCGCGATCAACTCGGCGTTGTCGATGACGCAGAAGTTGCCCGACGGCTCGCTGCTCGTGAAGTGACCCCACGCCCAGTGGTGGTGGTCGGCATTGGGGTCCGGATCGACGGGGGGCTTCAGCCCGAGGCGGCCCTGGACGCGATCGAGCTCGCCAGCGAGGAAGCCGGGGGCCAGCGCGGCCGAGATCCGCTCCAAGTTGGGACGGCCGTCCTCGCCGACGTCGTTGTAGGAGTTGACGTAGATAACGTCGGTATCGAGCTTGGAGCAGTCTCCGGTACCCGAAACGAGGGTGTACTTAACCGTGTACGTCCCCGTACCGGTACGGCATAGAGGAGTCGATTGATCGCATCCAACGCCGCCCACAACGAAGGCGATGGAGGCGGCGAGACCCGCGCCGACGAGGCGCGAGACACGTGCGGACCGGACATAATGCAAGATGGACGCGTACATCAGAAGCTCCCTCGAATGCCGAAGCGGAACTGCCGCGGCTCTTGATAATTGTTGGCGTTCCCGAAGTTCGGATTTTTCTGGCTAGGCTCGAATGCGCTGCCGTCTTGGCGCCGGATGGCACCCGGTTGATCGAGGTCGGCTCGACTCCCGTTGGCGATGGGCAAGACATCGACGGCAGTGTAACGATTGTCCCTACTCAGTTCGGTTTGGAAGTTCAAGAGATTGAAGATGTCCATGGTAAGTCCCAGGGTCATCCCGTTCTCGAACTTGACGTTGTAACCGACGTGGGTTCCCACGTTCCCGTTCCACGGTAACCGGTCGCCGGTGCCGCGGGGGAGCAGGTAGATGGTATCGCTTCCGTAGATTAGGTGACTCCCCAAGAAGTTGGTAGGGGAACCGGAACGAACGTTCACCGATGCACCAACTTGAACCACGGACTCCTTGGTCACGTTGATGTCTTTGGCAGCGTAAACCTTGATCTGATGCCGACGGTCGCCCGGAAGATCGCCCGTCTGGTTGACCAACAGGGATTTCAGGTCGAACGTGGAGTTGATGTTCGGGTCGAGCTGACCGGTGGTGGGATCGTAGAGCCCCGCGCTGTTGCCGCGCAGCCAGGACAACGTGTAGCTGACCTGGGCGAGCCACTGGTCCGCGAAGGTCTTCATGAAGTACGCGGTGCCCGCGTCGTAGTTCCGCGAGGCCTCCGGAAATCCCTTGGCGATCCCCTTGCCCGGGTTGCCGATGAAGTACGTGGTCCCCTCGTCGTTGCTCATGTCCTCGACGATGTTGTTCATCCATCGTCGCGTGTAGGACAAGCCAAAACGACCGTTCTTCACGATCTCGTACTCGCCGCCGGCCACGATCTCGCTCTGCGACTGCGGGCTCAGATCCGGATCGATGATCGACTTTCCGCCGCCGGTACCCTGGTACTTCCGCTCCGGTACGCCTTCGATTGGCGCGGCGCCGCCCCGGGCCTTCCCCGTGAGCTGCGCTGCGTCGGCGTTGCAAACGGTGGTCGCTTGCGCGACGTCCAGCGGGTTGCATCGGGCCGGGGCCACGGCGCCCATCAGCCGGCCCTCGCCCGTCTGCCGATCCAAATGGTCCAGCGGGACGCTCTCGTAGAAGCGCGCGTAGTTGAAGAACAGCTTGGAACGACCGCTCTGGGTGGGATCGAAAATGACACCGACGCGCGGCGAAAGTTGGTTCACCAGCGACATGCGCAGTTTCCCGTCGCTGCCGAACATGAACTGATTGTCGTAACGCACGCCGACGTTCAGGGTCACCTTATCCATGACCTGCCAGCTGTCCTGGATGAACCCACCGACGTTGAAGGAGTGCGTCCTGGTGACGAGGCGCGTAATGCCGATTCCCTCGTCCGGCGACTGCGCATAGCCGTAACCGCGATAACGGTCGAACCGGCTGCCGCTGCCGTTCTCGCGCCATGTCACGCCACCGCCGTAGCCGCGGCTCCACCAGGACGAGAGCAGCTCGAGCTCGACGCCTGCTTTGATGACATGGTGCCCCGCCGCCTGCGCGAGGACGGTGAGGATGCTCTTGCCCGAGTAGACGTCGAACACCTGCTGATCGAGAAAATCGGGGCCGCCGCCGCTGTAGGTCTGGAGCGGGCAGGTGGTCAGCGTCTTTCTGCCGGTTGGATCGGAGGGATCCTTGACCGGGGTGCACGATCCCGACGGAACGCTCTCGAACTCTTCGACCCCGTGCAGATTGGGGCTCCGGCGGTAGCGAACTTGCGGGAGCCCCGAGAGCCCCAAGCCGCTGCCGACATTGAAGCCGTCGGCCGAGAGGCGGCCGCCGAGCTCGTGGTGCCAGCCAAAGGTCGTATCGAGGATCTTCGACTTGTTGTCGAACTCCGAGGTCCATTTGATCACGGTGTCGAACGCGCCCGAGCGATACGTGCGGGCGAGCGCACCATACGCGCCCGTGAGGTTGAACTCGGACGTGGTGGCGTTCTCGACGAGGCCGGTGGTGGGGCTCACCGCATAATCGCCGCCACCGCCCGCCGTGGTCGGGGTGGCCGTGAAGGTCAAGGCGAGCTTGTTGTCCTGATTGATGCGCAAATCGAGCTTGCCGACGAACTGATACGAGGTCTGGACCGCCTTGAATTTTTGAAGGCTCCCCGGGACCTCCGTCCCTTGCACGTTGTAGTCCGGCAAGCCGTTGGTGCCGGGGGCGCTCTGCCAGATCGTGCGATCCAAATCGTAGATGGCGCGCGAGACGCCGAAGCCGACGTAGTACCAAAGTCGGTCTTTGACGATCGGGCCGCTCTGATCGAAGCCCACGTCGTAAATGTTGCCCAGGTTGCGGCGCGTCTGGACGGCCGTGCCCAGGAAGTACGGGTATTTTCGGCTGCCTTCGAGGGCGCCCGGGGTCCAGTTGGCCCACACCGACCCGTGGTACTCGTTGGAGCCCGACTTGGTCACGACATTGAGGATGCCGCCCGTCGAGCGTCCGTACTCGGGCATGTAACCGCCGGAGAGGACGTTCACCTCTTTGATGAACTCGATCGAGAGCGGCGAGCCGTTGATGCCGTACTTGGCGCTGTTCGTTCGAAGGCCGTCGATGATGTACGAGTTCTCGGGGGACGTGGCGCCGTTGACCGACGTGCCGTACTGGTCTGCGTTGGCGCCCGGGGTGGACTCCGCCACCGACTCGAACGTGCGCTGCGCACCACCGTGCGCACCGGGGTTCGTGACGGGGATGCGCGACGTAAAGTCGCTGTTCACGTTGGAGCCCGTGGTGCTCGATCCGATGTCGACCGTGGGCGCGTGGGCGACGACGACGACCTCCGCGGCCTTCAAACCTTCGGGGAGGATGTCGGCGTCGAGGCGGATGGTCGCATCCGCGCGCATCTGGATCTGATCGCGCTGGTATGCGCGGTATCCTTCTTTGTCGAGGTGCAGCGTATAGACGCCTGGCGGCAATGACGGGATGCGGTATGTTCCAGAAGCGTCCGTGGTGACGATCTGCTCACCCTGAAGGGCGGGCGAAGTCACCGTGACAACGACGTCGCGCGCTCCTTTTTTCGTCTCGGCATCGACAACCTTGCCGGTAAGGACCGCCGTTCCCTGCGCATTTGCCGGTGCTACGATTGCGACCGTGGCGGATATCGCCGCCGCGGAAAGTGCCCAGTTGGAAAAAGTTCTTCGTCTCATTGCTCCCCGTTGCCCGGGCCGCGAACACACCCTTACCTGCTGGCGACGGGTGCGCTCTTCGGTTGGGACTGTCTTTGACAAGGCAAATTTACGGTTGAGCCTAGCCCCCCTATGTATGGGCATTCGGCAGAGTATGGGCGATCGGTAAACGGACTCCTTACCTGAGAACCGCGGTGTGCTCGGGAATACCTGGACTAGATGGAGGGTTCTCGAGGTAGACAGGCGCGATCTCAAGCTGCGGATAAGACACGACAAGATTAATGCGGCACTATTCGCCAATTTCTGATGCCTCCGCAAGAGGCAAGATGCAGTTCTCGCACTCCGCCCACCTTGGGGTCTCATTTTTGGATTCCGCTTGGATTCTTCGGGCGGCGCGCTGAAAAGCGTTGACAGAGCAACATAGATCCAGGGTGATCACCCGCTCGGGAATCTGGCTCGATCCGAGAAAGTGTGTGCCGCAGAGCCGTGCCGGCTCGATGACCATCGTGCAACGGCGTGCCCGCGGAGCGCACGCAACGCGCGCGGCGCATGGGGCGTGCGCGATGTAGGTAAACGACGCGCTTCGTTCTAGCGAGAGTGCGTCAAATCACCAATAACGGTATTTGGCATTCGCAGTTTGGATTTGCGTTGGCACCGCCGTCCTTTGCCATCAAGGTGGTGGGGCGCTGACCGCTTATTTCACGTGCGGGGGCAGCGCGCTCACAACATCCATCGATCCCTTCTTCGAGGAGGTAAGGACATGTTTCGTCCTTCAGCACTCGCAATCTGTCTCTTTACCGCCGGCGTGGCCTCGGTGTTCGGCGGCTGTTCCAGCGACAAAGATCCGTCCGCGACCAACGACCCACCGAACGATCCGCCGAAGGGCGATCCGGCGGGTGGAGGCTCGAACGATGGGCAGCTCGGGGCCCCGCCGAACGCGCCGCCCGACGGCACACCGGACGACGTGGAGCTGGAGGATGGAGGTCGAAGCTCGGACGCGCGCGCCTCCGCGCCGCCGCCGCCCCGCGATGCGGGAGGCCCGGTGGTGACCGACGCGGGATCGGGCGCAAAGGACGCGGGCCCCAGCCCCGGCCCCGATCCGGCCGCGCAGGTTTGCGCGCGATGGCGGAGCGATCGGCAGGAGCGCGCAGAGGGCGCGTGGAGCGGCAATGTGGCCGCGTGCAACGCGGGCGACACGGCCTCTCCGGGGCGCGCGAACGCGCTCAAGCTGGTGAACCTCTATCGCTGGATGGCGGCGCTTTCCCCGGTCACCGACGATGCGGCGAAGAACGCGAAGAGCCAGCAGTGCGCGCTCATGATGGACGCGAACAAGTCGCTCAACCACTCGCCGCCCACCACCTGGAAGTGCTATTCGCAAGACGGCGCCGATGGCGCGGGGCGGAGCAACATCGCCACCACCCCGGGGGTGAAGGCCGTGGATCTCTACATGTCGGATCCGGGCAACGAGACGACGCTCGGCCACCGCCGCTGGATCCTCTCGAAGTCGCTCGGGCCCATCGGCCTCGGCTCCACCAGCAACTATTCGTGCATGAACGTCATCGGCGGCAGCGGCAACGAGGCGCGCCCGTACGTGGCGTGGCCGCCGGGGGGGCCCTTCCCTTCCGGCGCCCTCAAGGCGTCGTTCAGCTACCAGCTCGACAAGACGGGGTGGTCGATCCAGAGCGACACCATCGATCTCTCGAAGGGCACCGTCACCATCACCGACGGCGGCACCAACATGCCGGTGACCGTCAACGTCCTGGGCGCGAACTACGGCAGCCGATATGCGATTCGCATGGTGCCCAACGGCTGGACTTCGCAAAAGGGGCACACTTATTCGGTTAGCGTTAGTGGTATATCGCAGCCGATCAATTACCAAGTACAAATTACGGACTGCGATTAGGCGCATATCGCCGGCGGCGTCGCGCGGCGAAGGCGGCGCCGCGCGACGCAGGCAAGGTCGCGCGACGAAGAGGCTTCCTACCCCCTTCTCGTGCGAGCTCGTACATCCGCGCCCCCTGAATCGACCGCCAGGACGCTAGGTCGCCAACAGGTCCGAATGCATCGAAACCCCTCGCGACCCTCGTGCCCTGGCGGTTCCATCCTCTTCTTCTTTCCCTACGGCTCCCGATAGAACCGCGGAACCCGCCGCGAAATCGAGGTGAGCACCTCCCACGCGATCGTCCCCACGTGCCCGGCAATTTCCTGCGTCGAGATCACGTCGCGCCCGAGCGGCCCCTCTTGCGACCCTAGAACGACGGCCTCGTCGCGCACGCTCACGCCCTCGTGATCCGTCACGTCGATCATGACCATATCCATGGATACGGCGCCGACGATGGCGGCGCGCTTCCCGCGGACGAGGACGTGCCCCTTGTTCGAGAGCTGCCGCGAGAGCCCATCGGCATAGCCCATGGCGATGGTCGCGATGCGCGAGCGCCGGGGCGCCCGCCAGAGGGCGCCGTAGCCCACCTTGCCGCCGGCGGGGATCTCGCGCAGGTCGATGATTTCCGAGCGAACGCGCATCACCGGGCGAAGCTCGCCGACGGGGCTGGAGCGCGGAGCCTCGTCGCCCGTGATGAGCGGCGGAGCCACCCCGAAGAGCGCAATTCCGGGTCGCACGGCATCGAAGCGCGCATCGGCTTCGGCGATGTCCGAGCGGAGGACGGCCGCGCTGTTGGCGGCGTGGCGCACCTCGGGGACGACGCCGCGCTCGCGCAAAAAGGCGGTGGCTTCGTCGAAGAGCGCGATTTGCGACTGCGTCTCCTCGGGCGAGAGCGCGTCGGCTTGCGCCAGGTGGGTCATCAAGCCGCGGACGGTGAGCTCGTTTCGCGCTTCGTACGCCCGAAGCTGGACGGCGAAGTCGGGCAGCTCGTCCAGGGTGATGCCGAGGCGTGACATGCCGGTGTCGATCTTCACGTGCACGTCGACCGGCCCTCGCACCTCCCCGCTGCGCACCAGGCGCGCGAACGCCTCGAGCTGCGCTTCGTCGTAGACGACGGGGGTCAGGCCGCGCGCGAGCACCTCGGCCTGCGCCGAGCCGTAGTAGCCGCCCATGACCAGAATGGGCGCGGTGATGCCGGCCTCGCGCAGCTCGATGCCCTCTTCGAGGAGCGCCACGCAGAAGCCGTTTACCCCTGCCCGCTCCAAGGTGCGCGCCACCGCGGGTGCGCCGTGTCCGTAGCCGTCGGCCTTCAGCACGGCCCAGATCTTCGCTTGGCCCGCGTGGCGCTGGACCACCCGCAAATTGTGACGGAGGGACGCGAGGTTGATCTCGGCCCTCGTGAGCCGTACGGCGTCGGCCGGAGCCGCTCGGCGGGGACGCAGAACGCGTGGTTCGGAGGTTTTCGTCACGAGCATCTCTATACCGAACGCCGAGCAAAAGGAGCAGATTCCTGCGCCTTCATGTCGCCGGCAGTACGCGACTGGACGCGGTTAGATGCCACTGAACGGCGACCGCTTACTCGGCCGGCGAGGCGCTCCGGCCTACCGGCCGTCGTGGGCCTCCCTTCCGAGACTTCGCCGCCCACGGCGGCCGACTCACTCCACGAGAGAGCCGCCGCTCACCGCCGCCGCCGTGCTCGGCCGGAGACTCGCCGCCCGCGGCGGACGGCTCACTCCGCGAGAGAGCCGCCGCTCGCCGCTGCCGTGCTCGGAAGGCTGCTCTTGGAGCCGCCATCGCCCGCGATCACCCGTTCATGTGCATACTGCATACGATACAGACGCGCATAGATCCCCTGGCGGGCGAGCAGCTGCTCGTGCGTCCCGGACTCGGCAATGCGCCCTTTGTGAAAGACCACGATGCGATCGACCGCCTTGATGGTCGACAGGCGGTGGGCGATGACCAGCGCCGTGCGGTCAGCCATCACCGCCTCGAGCGCGATCTGGAGCTGCGCTTCGGTGTCCGAGTCGACGCTGGCGGTCGCTTCGTCGAGGATCAGGATGGGCGCGTCGCGGTAGACGGCGCGCGCGAAGGCGATGAGCTGCCGCTCGCCCGCGCTGAAGTTCGCGCCGCGCTCGTCGACCCGCGCATCGAGACCGGAGCCGTCTTCCTCGCCGGCTTTGCCGCCCGCGCCCACGCGCACCCCCGAGGCCTTGCGCCGCGCGAAGAGCTCGTAGGCTCCGATGCGACGGAGCGCGCGCTCGGCCTTGGCCCGATCGGGGACGGGATCGCTCATGGCGATGTTCGAGAGCACCGTCCCCGTGAACAAATAGACGTCTTGCGGGACCACCGAGAACTGTTCGCGCAGCGCGTGCCGATCGTAGCTGCGCACGTCCTTGCCGAAGACGCGGGCATGACCGTGGGTCACCTCGTAGAGGCGCAAAAAGAGGCTGGCCACGGTGCTCTTGCCCGCGCCGGTGGCGCCGACCAGCGCGATCTTCTCGCCGCGGTTGGCGAACAGGCTCACGTCCTTGAGGACGGGGACCCCGGGCTTGTACTCGAAGTTCACATCGGTGAATGACAGCGCCTCCTCGGGGGGCCCCTCGGGCGCGACGGCGCCCGATTCGGTGCGCACGTCCTCCACGTCCTTCTCGTCGAGGAGCTGGAAGATGCGCTCGGCGCCGGCCATCGCCGACTGCAGCACCGTGTAGCGCTGCGAGAGCATGCTGATCGGCTCGAAGAATTGCTTGATGTACTGGGTGAACGTCACCACCAGCGGAAACGAGACCGGCGCCCCCGCTTGCCCCACGCCCAGGGGATCGAGGACCCCGCCCGCGTGCTCCAGGCGCTTGACCCCCGCCCACCAGAGGACGCTGGCGATGCACAGGGTGCTCACCATCTCGATCGCCGCGTCCAAGGTGGCTTCGTAGTAGATGGATCGCTTGTTGGCATCGAGGTACGCGGAGTTGATGGCGTCGAACTCGCCCGCCGTGGCCTCTTCACGCCCGTACGCTTGCACCACCGAGATGCCGTTGACCTGCTCGTTGAGGAAGGCGTTGAGGCGCGCCGTCTTGGCGCGGATGTCGCGGAAGGCCTCGCGCGAGCGCTTTCGCACCCACTGCACGATGGCCCCCACGATGGGGATGGCCGCGAACGCGATGCACGACAGGCGCCAGTCGAGCAGGAGCATCATCACCACGATGCCCGCCAGCGACAGGAGATCGCCCATCGAGTTGAGCACGCCCGACGCAAAGAGCTCGCCCACCGCGTCGACGTCGTTGCTGGCGCGCGTGACCAGCCGGCCCACCGGTGTGCGGTCGAAATAGCGGAGCGAGAGGCGCTGGAAGAAGAGGAAGATGTGCGCGCGAAGATCGGCCATCGCGCGGGCGCCCACCAGCTGCATGGTGTAGAGCTGCGCGAGCATGGTCAATTGCGTGCCGACCACCAACAGCGACAGGAAGATGCCGTCGCGAAGGAGGCCGCTCGCGTCGTTTACGGCCGCGCGCCGCACGACGTCGCCCATCAGGATGGGGCGCAAGAGGCCGAGCGCCGTCACCACGCCGAGCGACATGAAGGAGAGCACCAAGAACTTCACGTGAGGCTTCACGAACGGCACCAGCCGGCGCATCAAGCGTCCGTCGTAGGCCTTTCCGATGGAGTCCTCTTCGTGGAACGCGCGCAGCTTCTCTTCGGCGCGCCCGCTCTTCTTCGCGGGCTTGCCGTTCTTCCCGTTCTTTCCGGCCGCTCCGTGGGCCGAGGCCGCGGCGGTCATGCGACCTCCGCGCGCCCGATGGGCGAAGGCGTGAGCGAAGGGGGCTCGAGCTCGATCTCCTCCAGCTCGTGCGCCATCTTTTGCTCCTCGGCGAAGGCCGCGTAAATTCCTTGGGTGCGCAACAACTCCTCGTGCGTGCCGCGCTCGACCACCCGGCCTTGATCGAGGACGACGATGGAATCACAGCGGGCCGCCGCCGCCACCCGGTGGGTGATGAGCACCACCGTGCGCGCCTTGGCCTGCCGCTCGATGGCCTGCAAAATAGCGGCCTCGGTCTTCGCGTCCACCGCGCTCAGGGGATCGTCGAGCACCAAAATTCGAGGCCCCCACGAGAGCGCGCGCGCCAGGGCCACGCGCTGCTTCTGCCCGCCCGAGAGCTGCACCCCGCGCTCGCCCACCACGGTGTCGAACTGCTCGGGCAGCGAGAGCGCCTCCTCGAGCACCTGCGCCTCACGCGCGGCGTCGCGGACCGTCTCCATCGCCTCGGGGGCGTCGGGATCGTCGAGGGAGAAGCCGATGTTGCGCGCGACGGTGGTGGAGAACAAAAAGGCGTCTTGTTGCGCGTACCCCACGGTTTGGCGCACGAAGGAGACGGGGAGATCGCAGACGTCGTGGCCGTCGATGAAGACGGCGCCGCGGGGGGTGGGGAGCAGGCGCGCCAGGAGCATGGCCAAGGTGGACTTTCCGGAGCCGGTGCGCCCGACGATGGCCACGCTCTTTCCGGCCGGCACCTCGAAGCTCACGCCGTCCAGGACCTTGCGCGTGTCGTACTCGAAGCCGAGGCCCGTGATGGTGATCGCGCCCTTGCTCTCCGCCGGCGCGGGGAGCGGGCCGTCGGTCACCTCGGGCTTCGCGTCGAAGATCTCCTTGAGGCGATCGAACGAAACGCGCCCGCGCTGCACGATCGAGAGCGAGAAGCCGAGGGCGATCACCGGCCATGTCATGCGGCCGAGGGCGAGCTGGAACGCGAAGAAGTCGCCCTTGGTGATGCCGCCGTCGGCGGGTCCGCGAAGGAGCAAGGTGCCGCCGTACCAGAAGAAGACCAGGATGCCCGCGGCGCTGGCGGCGCCCAAGAGGGGCATGATGAGGCCGCGCGTGCGGGCCAGCGCCAGGCTCGCCTCCAGGTACTCGCGGTTCACCTTCTGGAAGCGATGGAGCTCGCGCGTCTCCAAGGCGAAGCTGCGCACCACGCGCACGCCGGCCAGGTTCGTTTGGAGCGAGTCGGAGAGCCTGCCCAGCGCCTCCTGGGTGCTGCGCGTGCGCTCGAACATGCGGCGCGAGAAGGTGCGCGTCATGAGAACGGTGAGCGGCAAGGTGACGAAGGCGGCCAGGGTGAGCTTGCCGGAGATGGCCACCATGACCTGGAACGCGCTGCCGAAGGCGAAGACGACGTTCACCACATTGAGCACGCCGAAGCCGAAGAGGAGGCGCACTTGGGCCAGATCCCCCGTCGAGCGGCTCATGATCTCGCCCGACGACATCTTTCGATAGAAGGCGGTGCCCAGGCGGTGAAGGCGCGCGAGCAAGAGCGCGCGCAGCTCGTATTCCACGTTGCGCCCGGCGTTGAAGACGAAGAGCCGGCTCGCCACGCGGGTGGCGAACGCGAAGACCGCGAGCCCCAGCATCAACACCGACGGCTTCCACGCGTCCTCGGGGTGATCGCTGAAGATGCGGTCGATGGACGCCTTGGCGAGCCAATCGATGCGGTTCATGGCCAGCTGAAACGCGGCGAGCACCAGGGTGCCCGCGACGTACGCGGGCATGTGGCGCCGGAACTGTCCGGCGAGGGTCACATCCGTCACATTGGCCGCGTGGGCCACATTGGCCGCGTTCGACGCGTTTGCATTCGATGAATCGATGGGATTGGCCGCCATGAATGGTCCGAGATCAGCGCGCGCCGAGGGGTCTTCGGTGCGAAGACGAAAGAATGGGACGATTGGGGCCGTCCTTGGAAAGGGCAAGGTCTCCCACATCGACCCGGGTCGCCAAAAGACCCAACATGACCTTGGCGGCGCCGCGTCCATCGAGCTCTTGAACCACGCCGGTCTTTCCGACGAACGGTCCCGAAAGAACGCGCACGACCGAGCCTTTCTCCAGCGGCGCGAGCGGCCGGCCGCGCGTGCGCGCCGAGGAAGCCGGCAGCGAAGGCCGCGAACGGCCACGTGCTGCGGCCGCGCCCGACGCGCGCGCGAGCGCCCCCAGCGACGCACCCGACGCGAACGAATCGGGGCGCACGGCGGTTTCGGTCACCAGCGCGAACACGGGGGCGAGGGCCATCACCGCGTCGCCGAGCTGCTCGCCGACCAGCGCGGCGTGTTTGAGGACGAGATCGCGCGGGACCGACCACCCCAGCCACAGACCTCGGCGGCGAAAGTCCGCCGCGGCGCGCGCCAGACCCCCAGGTCGAGGATCGGCTGCCGCCCGGGGCGAGCCTTCGCCCTCCAACAGTGCTCGGACGTCGTTTGCGCTCGCCTCGCGCGTGGGGATGCGGGTTTCATCCTGGATTTTTTCAATTCCACCGAGGGAAAACTGATCGGGGAGCGCGTCGAAAAGACGGGCGATCTCCTCGGACACGGCGCGTGCATGGACCGATGGATAGATCTCGATGCTCACTTCGACAACATGGGCCTGGAGCCTCAAGGCCAAGATGGCGTTCTTGCGAACGGGGGCGTGAAAGAGGATGGACGCGGTCGCCGTTTTTGGCGGCTGCTCGGCGCCGGCCTCGCCCTGCCGCACGATTGGCTCCTCGTCCGACCACGTTGCTTCCACCTCGATACCAAGCTCGGACAGGCGCGCCGCGATCCTTCGGGCCCAGGCCACCATGCGCGACCGAAGCGGAACGAGGTTCGTTTTGGGCGCGGCTTGCGATGCCAGCGATGAGCCACGTTGGGTGGGGGCGAGCGACTCGAAGTCCGCCGACCGCAGATCGAGGGTCGCGCCCTCGGACGATTTTTTGGCTCCCTCGAGCGCCGATGCCGGCTGGCTATCGCTCCGCCGGTTCGGCTCCGCCCCAGTGTCTTTCATCTTCCCACGAGGGCGCCTCTCGTGGGTTCGACGATCCTTCGGTATCATGTGGATATTCCTAGGAAATCTGATTCAGCTACGCAAATTTAATGCATTGCGTTATGAGGTCGGTTCGGGGCATGTCTCCATCGTTGAGGGGGTCCGAGCGAGCGAGTCCTCGCCATCCTTTCGCTCCTGCGTGCCGTCGTGCTCGCGGGAATCGTGCCTCGCCTGCGAGCTCGGGTGGCATCCGTATCGCGTACGGATGCGGAATCGTTTCCCAGAGGGGATTGTTGTCGCGGTAGCTGTGACCATAAACTACGATCCTCCACTGTGCCGCGAATGAGAAAGACGAACATAGCTACGGCCGACGAGCCGGCAACGAAACCGCGCGCGAAGCGTGCCCCGAAAGCGAACACGGCGGGGCGTGCGCGCGGGCCTCGAGATTCCCAGAGCCCCGCGGCCTCCTCGCGCTCCGAGCACTCGGATTTGGATTCGCATTCGGACTCCGCCAAGAAGGACGACGAGTCCTACGAAGGGCCTCGCAGCGAGGCCGAACCCGAGGGCGAAGAGTCCAGCGCCTTGGAGGGACCGGAGAGTGAGCTCGATGCGGAGTCGAGCCCCGCGGCCGAACTCTCTGCCGACGAGGAGGTCGATCTGGACGATCCGGGCCTCGACGCGCCCGAGTCGACCCGCACGACCTTCCCCAACTCCGAGCGGGAGCCTGTTTCGGAGGCCGCGAGCTCGCTGGCTCGCTTCGACCCGATGGCCGCGTACCTGCGCGAGGTGCAGCGCCATCCACTGCTCACGCCCGAGGAGACGCACGAGCTCGCGGTTCGCTTCGTGGAGTCGGCCGATCCCGAGTCCGCCGCGCGCTTGGTCACGGCCAACCTGCGCCTGGTGGTGAAGATCGCATACGAGTACCGCCGCGCGTACAAGAACATCATGGACCTGGTGCAGGAGGGCAACATCGGCCTCATGCAGGCGGTCAAGCGCTACGATCCCTACCGCGGCGTAAAGCTATCGTCGTACGCGGCGTGGTGGATCCGGGCCTATATCCTGCGGTTCATTCTCAACAATTGGCGCTTGGTCAAGCTCGGGACCACGCAGGCGCAGCGCAAGCTCTTCTTCAACCTTCGGAAGAAGCGCGCGGAGCTGCAGGCGATGGGCATCGACCCGACGCACGAGGAGATCGCCAAGCGCCTCAACGTGCCCGAGAGCGAAGTGGCCGACATGGACGTGCGGCTCACGTCCAGCGAAAAGTCGCTCGACGCCCCGGTGGGCGACGCCGAAGGGCGGGCCATCGCCAAGGTCGACATGATGCCGAG contains these protein-coding regions:
- a CDS encoding ABC transporter ATP-binding protein/permease, which produces MTAAASAHGAAGKNGKNGKPAKKSGRAEEKLRAFHEEDSIGKAYDGRLMRRLVPFVKPHVKFLVLSFMSLGVVTALGLLRPILMGDVVRRAAVNDASGLLRDGIFLSLLVVGTQLTMLAQLYTMQLVGARAMADLRAHIFLFFQRLSLRYFDRTPVGRLVTRASNDVDAVGELFASGVLNSMGDLLSLAGIVVMMLLLDWRLSCIAFAAIPIVGAIVQWVRKRSREAFRDIRAKTARLNAFLNEQVNGISVVQAYGREEATAGEFDAINSAYLDANKRSIYYEATLDAAIEMVSTLCIASVLWWAGVKRLEHAGGVLDPLGVGQAGAPVSFPLVVTFTQYIKQFFEPISMLSQRYTVLQSAMAGAERIFQLLDEKDVEDVRTESGAVAPEGPPEEALSFTDVNFEYKPGVPVLKDVSLFANRGEKIALVGATGAGKSTVASLFLRLYEVTHGHARVFGKDVRSYDRHALREQFSVVPQDVYLFTGTVLSNIAMSDPVPDRAKAERALRRIGAYELFARRKASGVRVGAGGKAGEEDGSGLDARVDERGANFSAGERQLIAFARAVYRDAPILILDEATASVDSDTEAQLQIALEAVMADRTALVIAHRLSTIKAVDRIVVFHKGRIAESGTHEQLLARQGIYARLYRMQYAHERVIAGDGGSKSSLPSTAAASGGSLAE
- a CDS encoding ABC transporter ATP-binding protein/permease translates to MAANPIDSSNANASNAANVAHAANVTDVTLAGQFRRHMPAYVAGTLVLAAFQLAMNRIDWLAKASIDRIFSDHPEDAWKPSVLMLGLAVFAFATRVASRLFVFNAGRNVEYELRALLLARLHRLGTAFYRKMSSGEIMSRSTGDLAQVRLLFGFGVLNVVNVVFAFGSAFQVMVAISGKLTLAAFVTLPLTVLMTRTFSRRMFERTRSTQEALGRLSDSLQTNLAGVRVVRSFALETRELHRFQKVNREYLEASLALARTRGLIMPLLGAASAAGILVFFWYGGTLLLRGPADGGITKGDFFAFQLALGRMTWPVIALGFSLSIVQRGRVSFDRLKEIFDAKPEVTDGPLPAPAESKGAITITGLGFEYDTRKVLDGVSFEVPAGKSVAIVGRTGSGKSTLAMLLARLLPTPRGAVFIDGHDVCDLPVSFVRQTVGYAQQDAFLFSTTVARNIGFSLDDPDAPEAMETVRDAAREAQVLEEALSLPEQFDTVVGERGVQLSGGQKQRVALARALSWGPRILVLDDPLSAVDAKTEAAILQAIERQAKARTVVLITHRVAAAARCDSIVVLDQGRVVERGTHEELLRTQGIYAAFAEEQKMAHELEEIELEPPSLTPSPIGRAEVA
- a CDS encoding KOW motif-containing protein, giving the protein MKDTGAEPNRRSDSQPASALEGAKKSSEGATLDLRSADFESLAPTQRGSSLASQAAPKTNLVPLRSRMVAWARRIAARLSELGIEVEATWSDEEPIVRQGEAGAEQPPKTATASILFHAPVRKNAILALRLQAHVVEVSIEIYPSVHARAVSEEIARLFDALPDQFSLGGIEKIQDETRIPTREASANDVRALLEGEGSPRAAADPRPGGLARAAADFRRRGLWLGWSVPRDLVLKHAALVGEQLGDAVMALAPVFALVTETAVRPDSFASGASLGALARASGAAAARGRSRPSLPASSARTRGRPLAPLEKGSVVRVLSGPFVGKTGVVQELDGRGAAKVMLGLLATRVDVGDLALSKDGPNRPILSSSHRRPLGAR
- a CDS encoding RNA polymerase factor sigma-32 gives rise to the protein MDSHSDSAKKDDESYEGPRSEAEPEGEESSALEGPESELDAESSPAAELSADEEVDLDDPGLDAPESTRTTFPNSEREPVSEAASSLARFDPMAAYLREVQRHPLLTPEETHELAVRFVESADPESAARLVTANLRLVVKIAYEYRRAYKNIMDLVQEGNIGLMQAVKRYDPYRGVKLSSYAAWWIRAYILRFILNNWRLVKLGTTQAQRKLFFNLRKKRAELQAMGIDPTHEEIAKRLNVPESEVADMDVRLTSSEKSLDAPVGDAEGRAIAKVDMMPSGLEGPETLMADEELHALLKEKLGAFRETLAGKEKDLAIFDERLVSDEPLTLQELGDRFGISRERVRQLEQRLTMRLREFLRDEMGDAAEAT